One Faecalispora anaeroviscerum genomic window carries:
- a CDS encoding OadG family protein, producing the protein MTVSEAVLVGVFCMSLVFAILAVLYFLIRIFTVGIRKFENKHTEKSDQR; encoded by the coding sequence ATGACTGTGTCGGAAGCGGTATTGGTTGGTGTTTTCTGTATGTCTCTTGTCTTTGCAATTCTGGCGGTACTGTACTTTTTAATTCGCATTTTTACCGTTGGAATCCGCAAATTTGAAAACAAACATACAGAAAAATCAGATCAAAGATAG
- a CDS encoding sodium ion-translocating decarboxylase subunit beta has translation MFIEAIQTLVQSSGFAALTWQSVVMIVLALVLIYFAIVRKFEPLLLLPIAFGMLLINLPITGLMDTPVDGHAGGLLYYLYQGVKLGIYPSLIFLGIGTMTDFGPLIARPSSLFLGAGAQFGIVIAFVVAIALGFTPQEAASIGIIGGADGPTAIYLTSKLAPDLLPSIAIAAYSYMALIPLIQPPIMRALTTKKEREIKMTQLRNVSKLEKVCFPIMVTILCILLLPSVAPLIGMLMLGNLFKESGVTERLSNTAQNGLINVVTIFLGVTVGATATAEQFLSPSTLKIIFLGLMAFCFSTIGGLLLGKLMCFLSGGKINPLIGSAGVSAVPMAARVSQVEGQKANPGNYLLMHAMGPNVAGVIGSAVAAGILLSLFQ, from the coding sequence TTGTTTATTGAAGCAATTCAGACTTTGGTTCAGAGTTCCGGCTTTGCGGCCCTTACCTGGCAAAGCGTTGTCATGATTGTGCTGGCGTTAGTATTAATTTATTTCGCGATCGTTAGAAAATTTGAGCCGTTGCTCCTTCTGCCCATTGCATTCGGGATGCTGCTCATCAATCTGCCCATTACCGGACTGATGGACACCCCGGTAGATGGACATGCTGGCGGATTGCTCTACTACTTATATCAAGGTGTGAAGCTTGGAATCTACCCGTCATTAATCTTTTTAGGGATTGGCACGATGACGGATTTCGGCCCGTTGATCGCCCGGCCAAGCAGCCTGTTTTTGGGCGCGGGTGCACAGTTCGGCATTGTGATCGCTTTTGTTGTGGCGATTGCTCTGGGCTTTACTCCGCAGGAAGCAGCATCGATTGGAATTATTGGTGGTGCTGACGGCCCCACGGCCATTTATCTCACCTCGAAGCTTGCGCCAGATCTTCTGCCGTCCATCGCGATTGCGGCGTATTCGTATATGGCGCTGATCCCGCTGATTCAGCCCCCGATTATGCGTGCGCTGACGACAAAAAAAGAGCGCGAGATCAAAATGACCCAGCTGCGCAATGTTTCGAAGCTGGAGAAGGTATGCTTCCCCATTATGGTAACGATCCTTTGCATTTTGCTGCTGCCCTCTGTTGCACCGCTGATCGGTATGCTGATGCTGGGCAATCTGTTTAAAGAATCCGGCGTTACAGAGCGTCTTTCGAATACCGCCCAGAACGGGCTGATCAATGTCGTTACGATTTTCCTCGGGGTAACGGTTGGGGCCACCGCAACGGCGGAACAGTTCCTCAGTCCTTCTACTTTGAAAATCATTTTTCTTGGACTGATGGCTTTCTGCTTCAGCACCATCGGCGGCCTTTTGCTCGGCAAGCTGATGTGCTTTTTGTCAGGTGGAAAAATCAATCCGCTCATTGGTTCTGCCGGCGTTTCGGCAGTTCCCATGGCCGCCAGAGTCTCTCAGGTGGAGGGGCAGAAGGCGAACCCCGGCAACTATTTGCTCATGCACGCCATGGGCCCGAATGTAGCCGGAGTCATCGGTTCGGCCGTTGCGGCAGGCATCCTGCTTTCACTGTTTCAATAA